The Candidatus Methylomirabilis sp. genome segment GAGGGAGCGAGGTAGAGGAGGCTCAGCCCCGCAGAGAGGAGAACAGCGGTCAGACGCCAGGCGATGGCCTGCTTCACCGTGGTGATCCGTCATCCGGGAGCCGCGGACGGCCCGGCTCCGCGCCGGGCGCCCTGCGGCTTCCAACAAGCGCTGGACTATAGGGCAAGAGCCCCCCGCTTGGCAACCGAAAAGTCGGAGGGCAAGGGGGGGGCCGGAGGACTGCGTCTAGGAGGTGACGGCCGCGAGGGGCCGACGGCTGGCCTTTGCGGACCGATCGGCGGGGATCTTGTGGGGGAGCTTCCGGCTGGCACCCGGGATGACGCCCCGCTTCACCTCCACGACGGAGGGGGCGGTGCAGCCGAACCGGGCCGTGATGTACTCGACGGCCTCCTGGGGTTTGATCACGTGACCGCAGGTGAAGATGTCCAGCGCGGCGTACCGGTACTCGGGCCAGGTGTGGATGGAGAGGTGGGACTCGGCGATGACCACAATGCCGCTGACGCCAAAGGGGTTGAACTCGTGGAAGGCCACGTCCACGACGGTCGCCTTACACGCCTGGGCTGCGGAGACCATGATGTCCTTCACGACATCGACGCGCTTCAGTTTGTCCGGGTCACAACCGTGGAGCTCCACCAAGAGGTGCGTCCCCAAGGCGTGCAACGCTCCACCCCCCTTTCTGCCTGTGGCACTGGATTGCCCGCAAGAACCCCCTTGCTCGGGCCCCAATTTTGTTTGCGTTTATACCGCCTTTCCCTCAAAATGCAAGCAAAAAATACACCCGCGGGCGCTTTTTTTGGATCTCCCCATGGCGCATCCCTTCCCCGGCCAGCAGCGCACCATCCTCGTCGTGGACGACGAGCGCCCGCTCCTGACC includes the following:
- the speD gene encoding adenosylmethionine decarboxylase, with protein sequence MHALGTHLLVELHGCDPDKLKRVDVVKDIMVSAAQACKATVVDVAFHEFNPFGVSGIVVIAESHLSIHTWPEYRYAALDIFTCGHVIKPQEAVEYITARFGCTAPSVVEVKRGVIPGASRKLPHKIPADRSAKASRRPLAAVTS